A genomic region of Xanthocytophaga agilis contains the following coding sequences:
- a CDS encoding DivIVA domain-containing protein produces MKITPIEIRQKVFSEKMLRGYDKDEVIAFLQSLSQEWERVLEENREYRIKLEVTQKEVQKMRDVETSLYKTLKTAEDTSSQLIEQANRSADLQMREARNQADLLLNEARAKAQKMIQDAENQSRNKLEETLTELKSRENDFRQLERLKESLIKEIQNIASDTLDRINRVAEKGNKNVFEDKIREVREALENKPKESTNSLSQNTWDTTTKNGEPESIATGMPAETKASSTPISILQGSVVVKNQSKPATEKKEDSSPSKGPASFFDEIK; encoded by the coding sequence ATGAAAATAACACCCATCGAAATACGTCAGAAAGTTTTTTCAGAAAAAATGCTGCGTGGGTACGATAAAGATGAAGTAATTGCATTTTTACAATCCTTATCACAAGAGTGGGAACGCGTATTGGAAGAGAATAGGGAATATCGAATAAAGCTGGAGGTGACTCAAAAAGAGGTACAGAAGATGCGCGATGTAGAGACCTCATTATATAAAACACTAAAAACTGCTGAAGATACTAGTTCCCAACTTATTGAGCAGGCTAACCGTTCTGCAGATTTGCAGATGCGGGAAGCTCGCAACCAGGCTGACTTGTTATTAAATGAAGCTCGTGCCAAAGCACAGAAAATGATTCAGGATGCAGAAAACCAGTCGAGAAACAAGCTGGAAGAAACGCTAACTGAACTCAAAAGCCGTGAGAATGATTTTCGTCAGTTGGAAAGGCTGAAAGAAAGTCTGATCAAAGAGATTCAAAACATTGCCAGTGATACTTTGGACCGAATCAACCGGGTTGCTGAAAAAGGGAATAAGAATGTCTTTGAAGACAAAATACGGGAAGTTCGGGAAGCTCTTGAGAATAAACCCAAGGAAAGCACTAATTCACTGTCTCAGAATACATGGGATACTACCACTAAAAACGGAGAGCCTGAATCTATAGCAACAGGAATGCCTGCAGAAACCAAAGCCTCGTCAACACCTATATCAATTCTGCAAGGTAGTGTAGTGGTTAAGAATCAGTCAAAGCCAGCAACTGAGAAGAAAGAAGATTCTTCACCTTCAAAAGGACCTGCTTCGTTCTTTGATGAGATCAAATAA
- a CDS encoding WD40 repeat domain-containing protein: MSENLSHRIQVNKVGTFTGHRDCVYAIEKASNPYQFFSAAGDGLVVQWDLQNPDQGKLLAQIGASVYALHFEEERQLLWIGQNFDGLHVIDLVSQKEIGSVKITESAIFDIQIWEESVYVATGDGTVIMLDKETLTIRKQLKLSDKSARCLAINIQSNDLAVGYSDHQIRILDLKTLTLKHTLEGHTNSVFTVAYSPDSQLLVSAGRDAQLKIWDVGASYSLYNSIVAHMYAINHITFHPDGHYFATGSMDKSIKVWDALSFRLLKVIDKARHAGHGTSVNKLLWTDYHSRLVSASDDRTLSIWAIDNLP, from the coding sequence ATGTCGGAAAATTTGAGTCACAGAATACAAGTAAATAAGGTAGGAACTTTTACAGGTCATAGAGATTGTGTATATGCCATAGAGAAGGCTTCAAATCCGTATCAGTTTTTTTCAGCGGCTGGTGATGGGTTGGTTGTTCAATGGGATTTACAAAATCCTGATCAGGGAAAGCTGTTGGCGCAGATTGGTGCTTCTGTCTATGCATTGCATTTTGAAGAAGAAAGACAACTGCTTTGGATTGGACAGAACTTTGATGGCTTGCATGTAATAGATCTTGTCTCACAGAAGGAGATAGGTTCCGTCAAAATTACCGAATCTGCTATTTTTGATATTCAGATATGGGAAGAATCTGTCTATGTGGCAACAGGAGACGGTACAGTGATCATGCTGGACAAGGAAACATTAACAATCCGAAAACAACTAAAACTCTCCGACAAAAGTGCCAGATGTTTGGCTATAAATATACAAAGTAACGATTTGGCCGTTGGATACAGCGATCACCAGATCAGGATTCTGGATCTGAAAACGTTAACTTTGAAGCATACATTGGAAGGACATACAAACTCTGTTTTTACAGTAGCCTACTCACCTGATTCACAGCTTTTAGTAAGTGCTGGCCGTGATGCTCAGCTGAAAATATGGGATGTTGGGGCTTCGTATTCATTGTACAATTCCATAGTAGCACATATGTATGCTATTAACCATATTACCTTCCATCCTGATGGACACTATTTTGCGACAGGTAGTATGGATAAATCCATTAAAGTGTGGGATGCCCTTTCATTTCGTCTACTGAAAGTTATTGATAAAGCACGTCATGCGGGACATGGAACATCTGTTAATAAATTACTTTGGACAGATTATCATAGTCGTTTAGTATCAGCTAGCGATGATCGTACGTTATCTATATGGGCAATCGATAATTTGCCCTGA
- a CDS encoding 4'-phosphopantetheinyl transferase superfamily protein: MPLSKNECINDSCIWGIWEINETLEELYHLWQPNEHDTAYLLSISHEGRRKQTLASRILVQYLLHHWEKPYQGILKNWQGRPLLAEHEYYVSVSHTEKYAAAILHKSSPVGIDIEPVKEKMRKIIPRVLSPQEYVHAQDDIEKYCVYWCAKEALYKLYSQRQLSFRDQIYVENFDIYENGTLFGTVKADTHNTSYTIFYQKITSFIVAYTFKGEIST, translated from the coding sequence ATGCCTTTGTCCAAAAATGAATGTATAAATGATAGCTGTATCTGGGGGATATGGGAGATCAACGAAACACTGGAAGAATTATATCATCTCTGGCAGCCCAACGAACATGATACAGCTTATCTGTTAAGCATTAGTCATGAAGGAAGACGTAAACAAACCCTTGCCTCCCGAATACTTGTACAATATTTATTACATCATTGGGAAAAACCCTATCAGGGTATACTCAAAAACTGGCAGGGCCGTCCACTGTTGGCAGAACATGAATACTATGTATCGGTAAGCCATACTGAAAAATATGCGGCAGCTATTCTGCACAAAAGTTCTCCAGTCGGAATTGACATTGAGCCGGTTAAAGAAAAAATGCGTAAGATAATTCCCAGAGTTTTGTCACCACAGGAATATGTGCATGCACAAGACGATATTGAGAAATATTGTGTCTACTGGTGCGCTAAAGAAGCTCTCTATAAATTGTATAGCCAACGTCAATTAAGTTTCAGAGATCAAATTTATGTAGAAAATTTTGATATATACGAAAATGGTACATTATTTGGTACTGTTAAGGCAGATACACACAACACTTCATATACAATCTTTTATCAGAAAATTACTAGTTTTATAGTGGCTTATACTTTTAAAGGTGAAATCTCTACGTAG
- a CDS encoding thioredoxin family protein, whose amino-acid sequence MKSLRSFILTLKAALLLAIMASAQTPGKIENFTLINAINHNSISLSDYKNEKAIVLIFTSNYCPFAKLYEERIQNLISQYQGKGAQFLLINSNTSLDHLDDSIEEMEKWAKEKNAVVPYLADKEQKVALQFKATKNPEVFVLQNTGEGNFILKYRGAIDDNPQVAQEATAFYLRDAITAAVNRKNLPYAEKRPVGCAIQKQ is encoded by the coding sequence GTGAAATCTCTACGTAGCTTTATATTAACACTGAAAGCAGCCCTGTTGCTTGCTATAATGGCTTCTGCTCAAACACCGGGCAAGATTGAGAATTTTACGTTAATCAATGCGATTAACCATAATTCTATTTCATTGTCAGACTATAAGAATGAAAAGGCAATTGTACTGATCTTTACAAGTAATTACTGTCCTTTCGCCAAACTTTATGAAGAACGTATCCAAAACCTGATTTCTCAATACCAGGGGAAAGGGGCACAGTTCCTTCTGATTAACTCCAATACATCTCTGGACCATCTTGATGACTCAATAGAAGAAATGGAGAAATGGGCAAAAGAGAAAAATGCAGTAGTACCCTATCTTGCAGATAAAGAACAAAAGGTAGCACTGCAATTTAAAGCGACCAAAAATCCGGAAGTTTTTGTGTTACAAAACACAGGAGAAGGAAATTTTATTTTAAAATACAGAGGCGCTATTGACGATAATCCTCAAGTAGCCCAGGAAGCTACTGCATTTTATCTAAGAGACGCCATTACAGCTGCAGTCAATCGGAAAAACCTTCCATATGCAGAAAAACGTCCTGTTGGATGTGCGATACAAAAACAATAA